In Nitrospiria bacterium, a genomic segment contains:
- a CDS encoding cyclic nucleotide-binding domain-containing protein, translating into MIKAADLKTVPFFQELSEDELSKLAQIMEEKIFKKGEILFNEGEEGKALYLLAEGEVEIVKTMKGWYKETLAVFKKGRLFGELSFLSGKNHSALARATQDVRVYILTKNQYERLEKDDPVITQKIMKVIALTLSTALQKMNERFLHMVNYILGEESGA; encoded by the coding sequence ATGATCAAGGCGGCGGACCTGAAGACGGTCCCGTTTTTTCAGGAGCTCTCGGAGGACGAGCTGTCGAAGCTGGCCCAGATCATGGAGGAGAAGATCTTTAAAAAAGGGGAGATCCTCTTCAACGAGGGGGAGGAAGGAAAAGCGTTGTACCTGCTGGCCGAGGGCGAGGTCGAGATCGTGAAGACCATGAAAGGCTGGTACAAGGAAACCCTGGCGGTCTTCAAGAAAGGTCGGCTGTTCGGGGAATTGTCCTTTCTGTCCGGAAAAAACCATTCGGCCCTGGCGCGGGCGACGCAGGACGTCAGGGTCTACATCCTGACGAAGAATCAATACGAGCGGCTGGAGAAAGACGATCCCGTAATAACGCAAAAGATCATGAAGGTGATCGCGCTCACGCTGAGCACGGCCCTTCAAAAAATGAACGAACGCTTTCTTCACATGGTCAACTATATTTTAGGCGAGGAAAGCGGGGCCTGA